The nucleotide sequence TAACATCATCACTTTGTCATTTGTCTCATCTTCTATGCAGATTATAGACTTGCTTACCAAGGCATATTTCACCGCACGTTTTCAATTTCTTGTTAACAAATTCTCGATGTTTTATGTTATAGTGCATTGAGAATTTGAGGGGATGTTAGTATATGTTAAACTATTATTATATATGGGTAAATTagccttttattattttttttattatctatttATACCTCATTTTCTTTTACAAATCCTAAGTTTTTAAATACAATTATCTAGCTTCCATTGCTTCTCTTTTTTCTCTTACTTGACATCGTCTTTTATGTTCTATTTGCATTGTTCACACGCAAGTCAACTAGTGCTTTTCATAAAAGATCTCTATGATCTCCGGGCAAACTTTTTTTTGGCATCGTGATAAATGTTCTATTTCTTTCATCCAAAAAGAAATCTTTTACATGGCTTAGCTTCCTTCTCAAGATCATGTGCATCTAGACCACTTCTCACtaatcatgaaaatttataaaaaggaaaaaagcTGGTTTACCTGTTTCTTGTGTGATTCACTCTTTCTCTCAAAGTAGGGCAGCTTTCCTTTTTCCCCcttccttttttcttttatttttcttcctttctttttTCTGGGTTTAGGAAAGCAAGGTTAATGAGAGACTGTACTGTACTCTGCTCTACACCTCTACTTTGAATCCATTAAAGTAAAAGAAACTGCATCATATTCCTTTCTGCCCAAGTAAATATAAAGAACAATCCAGCAGAATATATATATGAGTGCACAATCCATGAGTTCAGATTTATAATTAATTGAACTCTACAGAGTAAAGTGTAAAAACATAGCAAATTAAAGACTTATAATGGTCATCTTACATCTATTCCTTTGGCTTCAGCTTCCTCTTGAAGGTTCCAATATTTACGTATATCAAATCCTCGATCAATCCTCCGATATTCTCTCCATCAACCCTAACAAGCCTCCTTCCCACGCAACCGGCAAGAAGCCAAGAGAAAAAGCGGCTCACGGCGATCACAAAATGATGAGCAACGGAGGCAGATGCAGTTGGTGGAGCACCGCCACTGCAACTGAGTTGGGCAGCGAAGCTAAACCGCATCTCCAGTCCTGTGATGAGTCTTCAGGATCAGCTTGTGGCAGCTCCATCACCTTCCAAGAAGTCGCCCCTCATTCTTTCATCGATTCCTCCATCTCCTGGACGCAAGCCTTACTGTACGTGATCTTGAACATCTATGTTCGATTGATTTCATGCATGTATGTGATGCAGTTTTCTGAaatatatacatacatatatatatacaggAATGGCGAAAGGCCTGAGACTTTTCTCTCCATGCTTCAAGATCAAGAACTGGGTTCGAGAGCTTGCATCGAGAAGCAGGATTCTCCCATGGTTTCTGCCATGGACCATAATTTTTTGTTCCAACACTATAGTTCCAGCCCTGGTGATGAATCGATTCATCACAGCAGTATGAATCCAATTAGCTCTTATGGATCATGGCCTAAGCCTCTTCTAAGCCAAGAGGTAAATAACCAGTTGCAGTTCATCGCCGGCAACACTTCTCCATGGTGTAATATTAACACTACAACCGGCGCTGATCATGGCAACTCGATCTTCCATCCTCCAACTCTAGCTTCCAAAACTACTACTTGTGGCCgcaaggtatatatatatatatatatatataaattttaattcgGATAAATAAGTATGTTATTGTGATTTTGGAACCTTAGCTTTATCAATTTTGCGTTTGTGTTCATAGATGGTCAGTTCAGCAACTCATGACgcatgctcttcttcctccgccaAGAAAACTGGAGGCGATCAGAAAAGGCCGCGCGTGGAGGCGGCTTCTTCTTCGCCATTACCGCCCTTTAAGGTACGGCCAGATGATAAGATTTCCGTAGATTATGATTCATCATGCAGCTTTAATTAGATCTATTTGCTTTTGTACTATCTTGAGTCTTTTAACATGAAGGTGAGGAAGGAGAAGTTGGGGGACAGAGTCACTGCCCTTCAGCAACTAGTTTCGCCTTTTGGAAAGGTATATATTCCCTTTAATTAACTCGATCGAGAACAAATTATGAATCTTTCTTTATTACATTGATTGCAGACTGACACTGCATCAGTTCTCCAAGAAGCCATCGATTACATCAAGTTCCTCCATGATCAAGTCGGCGTAAGCACTGCCATTTATGTCAATCAACTTCCAATATTTATAGTTCATATATATGCAACAGCGATCGCTAACTTTAAATGTAATTTTTCGATCGAACTTTAGGTTCTAAGTAGTCCCTACTTCAAAGATGGGCTTCCCAGTAACCATAAGCAGGTGCCAAACTTAATGCAGATGATCAACGAGCAGCAGCCGGAAAACCGCGATGCCGCGAAGCAGCTAGCTGACCTGAGAAGCCGAGGGCTGTGCTTGGTTCCGATCAGCGGCACGTACCCGGTGGCCGGCGAGACTGCCGGTGATTTCTGGCACCCTAGTGCAGCTTTGTTCGGAGGAAGTTTCAGATAGAGCATGCATGCCAGCAAGAGCTGAAGCAGATGAAACTGATTAAGATAGCATTAGTTAATAGTTAACCGTGTTTAAGTTGATCATTTGTAGACGATGAAGAACTAAATTTGTAATGAAAAATGGGAACAGGTGCTAAATTTGGCTGGAAAGCCGACTGATTGCTGAATTTAGCAGCTGAagggagatgagggaggaggaaaTGGGTGGGCTGCTGTTCCTGTTTTTGAATTTGATGCAGTGAGTGGGTGGCGCAGACCAGACACCACTTCAAATTTAATAATGTTAAGGAATAATCAATTGAGCATACGAATTTTTGTGatttgtttttttaaatatttttgtttgctttgGGATCTTGACTTTTGTGTTGTTTATGCGGTATGAGGGTAGTGGAATGTATGTCAGACAAAAGCCATTGGTAATTGGGTTCTCAGTGTCTTCTTGTTTTCTGGCAGAAAATTTGGGTGGAGGACAGAAAAACATTTTggatttgtttttagttttcctttaaaaAACACATATTGTATGAATAAAATGTACTTTTACACAGGATAGGTGACCCTTTATCTTCttcaaaatccaaaaaaaaaggtatatatattataaatatatttgaagatgaacaatataaattttatttttgaggaatttatttagataaagatactATATAATATTGAACAAAATGCATGTTTAGTTATAAAGTATAATCATCTAGGTTAATGATCAGTCATCAACTATTCTCTTTGTTATTCATTTCATATACTCCCTATTTAAGGCCAAAactataatcaaataattaaattatcaattcatcttaagttttgataatagtAACGAGGGTAGAATATATGATGACaatacctcatgtgctagccactagatccaTTCGAAGGGACGACGAGGGTCGAATACACGATCTTACTAATGATGTGTACATAAATATCATTATAAGTGTAAAATAGGGAAAACACCTAAACTACtccaaaagaaataaataaaaaacaaaaaaaatattctcTAATAAAGAAAATATTCTCTAATAAAGAAAATATTCTCTCCCTCAGGATAACATTCAAAAGATGACACTAATCTTATTGCAAATAGTTAACAGTTGAGGTCGAGAGAGAGATTTGGTGAGTACATCAGCCAACTGATTAGCAATAGAAATATGAGTAACTCGTAGTTTGGAGGACTACATCAAATCATGAACAAAGTGATAATAAATAGTCAGATGCTTCATCTTAGAGTGAAAAATAGGATTAGTCGAAAGATAGATGACACCTAAATTATCGATGAAGAGCATGACATGCATGATAATCGGAAGAAGCAATTTtgttagaagtgacttaatccattgaAGTTCCGATGAAATAGAGGCAATAACGCGATATTCAATTTTAGTTGAAGAGAGCGCAACCTTGCGCTGCTTGATAGATTTTCAGAAAATCGGATTAACACCCAGAAAAATAACAAATTCACTTGTAGAACATCGATCATCCAGATCTCCTGCCCATTCTGCATCCGAGAATCCATGAAAGGTGAGAGGTGTATCCGCAAGAAAACAAATGTCAAGATCCCTAGTATTATTGAGATACTGAAATAGACGCTTCACAACACTCCAATACGTCTCTGAATGGGCATGCAAAAACTGTGAGAGCTTGTTGATCGTAAAGGAAATATCAGGACGGGTCATACGGAGATGTTGTAAATCCTCAACCACTTGTCGGAACTTAGTCACATCAAAGAACGGAAACAAATCATGCATAGTAAGATGAGAGCCAACAATAATAGGAGTGGAGAAGGCTTGGAATCAAGCATGTTGTGTTTAGAGAGAAGATTAGCAACATACTTCTGCTAAGACAAAGGAAGAACAATTGAGGTTGGGCGAACCTCAACCCCACAGAAGAAGGAAAGAGCCACAAGATCCTTAGTCACAAATTTTACGTTAAGTTTGTTGGATAGatctaggaaaacgtatcggttccactgtacaaaattttttgtaaaagtgtcgaacctttccttaaataacctattgtgttctttaaaagttaaattaggaatcatagacggaacttaacatcattgattccaaatttaacttatctgttcttaatggtttagatttgaatcgcaagcggaacttaacactattgattcaaatctacctatgttattaattccattaaatattaattttcaaaattagcttccaggactacatggtgaggcacatgaccttcttggatatgggagcaaccaccaccgcctagacaaagccttttaaggaaagctaatatttaatttccttaaataactctaggttaaccaaaaagaacaatcgaatcacaaattcgaaaaagaagaaaacacaaactcgaaaaactagatctaattgtctcttgtgtttggaattcttacaaagaaaataactagtatgatgcggaagcaaattactagttataccttctctttgcaagctaatgacctcgagatcttttgccgtatacctcgcctcgccttggacgtcatgtgggcgacgatcttccaagatgaacacacCAAAAaacttccttcctcttcttctaaaaaccgaccaccaccaccaccaaggagaagagagcaaaagggaaaagagaggggagagggagggtcggccacttgaggttcttcaagcaagagaataagaattgttgtatctcatgaagctttcccaccccttcttttatattagttgcccaaggcaaataagggaagaaattttacaaaaattaaaatcttcctctaacttttccttttcccttttatttttccttttctttcctcttgattgaatcaatcatcaaatcaattagatgatgatttttttataattggtcggccccttgcttgggctccaagtaaggtggccggccaccacatcaagaataaggaaatatatttttttaaaattttttacaagaataaatcctcttataaaatttataagctctctttcttaaagtaggagttaaaaaaggaaagttctaaaaattaaaaccatgttttaaaatttaaaacttctctgataaaatttccttttttaacatggtgatagaaaatttaaatttaaaacttatcctcctttttttcttaaaccatgaagatggttaaaaaaggaaagttttaaaacttttaaaactctctattaaaacatgtggcctaattcaaataagaaaaattttaaaaattaaaatctctcttttaaaacttatagttttctacaaagagaaaattttaaaaattcaaaacaaccctccctttttgaattattgtggccggtcccttcatgcttggtcaccaagcaaagggtcgacccctatagaagaggatgtggccgacccttgcttggtcaccaagcattggaccggcccccttcttggacaccaagatgaacttatatttgaatggacttgaggctataatgaggctacgacagggacctagaggagatattggttttggccttccgatgagcttgagtatcccgtgctcaccccgaacacacaactcaagttcatcgataataactcattccactagagagttattatcgcactaccgcaccaatcccaaattatattatgggctccttcttatcatgagtgtgttagtctccctgtgtttaagataacaaatgtccactaattaagtaagttactgacaactcacttaattaatatctagcttcaagagtagtaccactcaacttcattgtcatgtcggactaagtccacctgcagggtttaacatgacaatccttatgagctcctcttggggacattttcaacctagataactaggacacagattccttctataatcaataacacacactataagtaatatcatttcccaacttatcgggcatattgatttatcgagctaaacctcaccctttgataagtcaaagaaataaatattaaatatatgtgcttgaatttatattaggattaagagcacacacttccataataactaaggtctagttcttttattaagtcagtacaaaaagaacttatttaaatggtcctactcaatacacttagagtgtaccagtgtaatttattaatcaagataaactaatacttaattacactacgactattccgatggtttgttcctttccatcttagtcgtaagcaactatttataatttataaagaaccgacaacatgatcttctgagaatgacaccacactccatgttatctactatataaattaattgaacaattatatttaacaaataaatgcagatattgaccaatgtgattattttataaatgtttacaaaagctagatttttagtttacattccaataatctcccacttatactaaaagactaagctgccatatctgttgccatacatctgattctcatcccctccacatgccaatcaagctttcgtcggaagggccttagtgaaaggatctgccaggttatctgctgatgcaatcttggcgacgacaacttcttctcgcttgacgatgtctcgtatcaagtggtacttgcgctctatatgtttacttgccttatgaactcgtggttccttcgagtttacaactgcaccgctattatcacaataaattgtgatgatcttgggcaaaccaggaatcacatctaagtccattagaaagttcctgagccatacagcttcttttgctgcctcagaggctgcaacatactcagcttccatggttgagtccgagacgcatttctgtttaacactcctACATGCAATGACTCCCCCTCCccaagtaaacacatagtctgacgtagacttactattgtccctatctgattggaaat is from Zingiber officinale cultivar Zhangliang chromosome 7B, Zo_v1.1, whole genome shotgun sequence and encodes:
- the LOC122006361 gene encoding transcription factor bHLH112-like isoform X1, which translates into the protein MVILHLFLWLQLPLEGSNIYVYQILDQSSDILSINPNKPPSHATGKKPREKAAHGDHKMMSNGGRCSWWSTATATELGSEAKPHLQSCDESSGSACGSSITFQEVAPHSFIDSSISWTQALLNGERPETFLSMLQDQELGSRACIEKQDSPMVSAMDHNFLFQHYSSSPGDESIHHSSMNPISSYGSWPKPLLSQEVNNQLQFIAGNTSPWCNINTTTGADHGNSIFHPPTLASKTTTCGRKMVSSATHDACSSSSAKKTGGDQKRPRVEAASSSPLPPFKSFNMKVRKEKLGDRVTALQQLVSPFGKTDTASVLQEAIDYIKFLHDQVGVLSSPYFKDGLPSNHKQVPNLMQMINEQQPENRDAAKQLADLRSRGLCLVPISGTYPVAGETAGDFWHPSAALFGGSFR
- the LOC122006361 gene encoding transcription factor bHLH112-like isoform X2, with product MVILHLFLWLQLPLEGSNIYVYQILDQSSDILSINPNKPPSHATGKKPREKAAHGDHKMMSNGGRCSWWSTATATELGSEAKPHLQSCDESSGSACGSSITFQEVAPHSFIDSSISWTQALLNGERPETFLSMLQDQELGSRACIEKQDSPMVSAMDHNFLFQHYSSSPGDESIHHSSMNPISSYGSWPKPLLSQEVNNQLQFIAGNTSPWCNINTTTGADHGNSIFHPPTLASKTTTCGRKMVSSATHDACSSSSAKKTGGDQKRPRVEAASSSPLPPFKVRKEKLGDRVTALQQLVSPFGKTDTASVLQEAIDYIKFLHDQVGVLSSPYFKDGLPSNHKQVPNLMQMINEQQPENRDAAKQLADLRSRGLCLVPISGTYPVAGETAGDFWHPSAALFGGSFR